A stretch of Streptococcus chenjunshii DNA encodes these proteins:
- a CDS encoding helix-turn-helix domain-containing protein, with protein MFPERLKVLRKEAGLTQKQIAEKLNMSQPAYLSWEKGKREPSAKTLEKFATFFNVSTDYLLGKTDDKRTPEKILEDDIDESLDRSVAYNGNPISDHDRAVIKEFLKNYFDNKPPKDKEK; from the coding sequence ATGTTCCCGGAACGATTAAAAGTACTGCGAAAAGAAGCAGGACTGACTCAAAAACAAATTGCTGAAAAACTCAATATGAGTCAACCAGCATACTTAAGTTGGGAAAAAGGAAAACGAGAACCTTCAGCAAAAACCCTAGAAAAATTTGCAACTTTTTTCAATGTTTCAACAGATTATCTCTTAGGCAAGACAGATGACAAACGCACTCCCGAAAAAATCCTGGAAGATGACATAGATGAATCTCTTGACCGATCAGTTGCCTACAATGGTAATCCTATCAGTGACCACGACAGAGCAGTCATCAAGGAATTTCTAAAAAATTACTTTGATAACAAACCTCCAAAAGATAAGGAAAAATAA
- a CDS encoding ImmA/IrrE family metallo-endopeptidase: MKLAQIIKATEGLGCEIIFLENLNEDGRYDKIYNKHFIFVKADLDDNAKINVILHERVHLKNHDTENILSQLPAYSHRLENVAERDRIVDFMNLINTTYPIDKSFNYINYMKNALIPDKYENLVKETAEKLYQENKAKKLI; the protein is encoded by the coding sequence ATGAAATTAGCTCAAATCATCAAAGCGACAGAAGGATTGGGCTGTGAGATTATTTTTCTTGAAAATCTAAATGAAGATGGTAGATACGACAAAATTTATAATAAACATTTTATTTTCGTTAAAGCAGATTTAGATGATAATGCAAAAATCAATGTCATTTTACATGAACGCGTCCACCTTAAAAATCATGATACGGAAAACATTTTAAGTCAACTACCAGCTTATTCCCATAGATTAGAAAATGTAGCAGAACGTGATAGGATTGTTGATTTCATGAACCTTATCAACACTACCTATCCTATTGATAAAAGTTTTAACTACATTAATTACATGAAAAATGCACTCATTCCTGATAAATACGAAAACCTTGTTAAAGAAACCGCTGAAAAACTTTATCAGGAGAATAAGGCAAAAAAATTGATTTGA